A window from Dromaius novaehollandiae isolate bDroNov1 chromosome 1, bDroNov1.hap1, whole genome shotgun sequence encodes these proteins:
- the LOC112993458 gene encoding uncharacterized protein LOC112993458 isoform X1 — MPRGRRRSRRRRRAGTAGPLTLGTALAGRREEGRSRSPRDRSGVAETRWVLGAVTPGSRLGLPGLEALAAAAGPRGGSPPWAAPSLLQVPAAAQPAPRREGSDLPGCAPAALAVLRLQPGAEGSARAAAAAGAAPRLRTVYVNPRWLERQAALGAAAAAASPCAEAAAAASGAAGAPAAAAAAGQGEAAAEAAATPYVGLRRPLGYQLAKATKERIWRGEFIDLFSLLHTELAPEHGPRPGDTLDQWVSAFLVYASVLCEKHPARCGAMFKYLDTIRKLHATYGGTSWMSYDEDFRRRAAKDPTLPWGDVDLDLWMKWMAPLKSLVSRHQHAESEPQAPPPPPPPQLPPSPKQEEKSQISPFSRTTDPMKTEGQLEGQSD, encoded by the exons aTGCCACGTGGGAGGCGGCGGAGCCGCCGTCGGCGCCGGGCCGGAACCGCGGGCCCCCTGACGCTGGGGACGGCCCTCGCCGGGCGCAGAGAGGAGGGGAGGTCGCGGAGCCCCCGCGACCGCAGCGGGGTCGCCGAGACCCGATGGGTCCTCGGAGCGGTGACGCCCGGCTCGCGGCTCGGCCTCCCGGGCCTAgaggcgctggcggcggcggccgggcctaGAGGCGGCTCCCCGCCCTGGGCGGCGCCCTCGCTGCTCCAGGTGCCGGCGGCGGCCCagccggcgccgcgccgggagggcAGCGACCTGCCCGGCTGCGCGCCGGCCGCCCTGGCGGTGCTGCGGCTCCAGCCGGGCGCCGAGGgctcggcgcgggcggcggcggcggctggggccgcgccgcgcctgcgGACCGTCTACGTGAACCCGCGCTGGCTGGAGCGGCAGGCGGCgctgggcgcggcggcggcggcggccagcccctgcgccgaggcggcggcggcggcgagcggcgcggccggggccccagcggcggcggcggcggcggggcagggcgaggcggcggcggaggcggcggccacCCCTTACGTGGGGCTGCGGCGGCCCCTGGGCTACCAGCTGGCCAAGGCTACCAAGGAGCGGATCTGGCGGGGGGAGTTCATTGACCTCTTCTCCTTGCTCCACACAGAGCTGGCCCCCGAGCACGGCCCGCGCCCGGGGGACACGCTGGACCAGTGGGTCTCTGCCTTTCTGGTGTACGCCAGCGTGCTGTGCGAGAAGCACCCAGCCCGCTGCGGGGCCATGTTCAAGTATCTGGACACCATCCGCAAGCTGCATGCCACGTATGGGGGCACCTCGTGGATGAGCTACGACGAGGACTTCCGGCGGCGGGCGGCCAAGGACCCGACCCTGCCTTGGGGCGACGTGGACCTGGACCTGTGGATGAAGTGGATGGCTCCCCTCAAGTCGCTTGTCAGCAGGCATCAGCATGCTGAGAGCGAGCCGcaggcccccccgccgccgccacctccaCAGCTGCCCCCGAGCcccaagcaggaggagaaaagccaG ATTTCTCCGTTCTCAAGAACAACAG acccCATGAAAACAGAAGGCCAGTTGGAAGGGCAGTCAGACTAA
- the LOC112993458 gene encoding uncharacterized protein LOC112993458 isoform X2 yields MPRGRRRSRRRRRAGTAGPLTLGTALAGRREEGRSRSPRDRSGVAETRWVLGAVTPGSRLGLPGLEALAAAAGPRGGSPPWAAPSLLQVPAAAQPAPRREGSDLPGCAPAALAVLRLQPGAEGSARAAAAAGAAPRLRTVYVNPRWLERQAALGAAAAAASPCAEAAAAASGAAGAPAAAAAAGQGEAAAEAAATPYVGLRRPLGYQLAKATKERIWRGEFIDLFSLLHTELAPEHGPRPGDTLDQWVSAFLVYASVLCEKHPARCGAMFKYLDTIRKLHATYGGTSWMSYDEDFRRRAAKDPTLPWGDVDLDLWMKWMAPLKSLVSRHQHAESEPQAPPPPPPPQLPPSPKQEEKSQTP; encoded by the exons aTGCCACGTGGGAGGCGGCGGAGCCGCCGTCGGCGCCGGGCCGGAACCGCGGGCCCCCTGACGCTGGGGACGGCCCTCGCCGGGCGCAGAGAGGAGGGGAGGTCGCGGAGCCCCCGCGACCGCAGCGGGGTCGCCGAGACCCGATGGGTCCTCGGAGCGGTGACGCCCGGCTCGCGGCTCGGCCTCCCGGGCCTAgaggcgctggcggcggcggccgggcctaGAGGCGGCTCCCCGCCCTGGGCGGCGCCCTCGCTGCTCCAGGTGCCGGCGGCGGCCCagccggcgccgcgccgggagggcAGCGACCTGCCCGGCTGCGCGCCGGCCGCCCTGGCGGTGCTGCGGCTCCAGCCGGGCGCCGAGGgctcggcgcgggcggcggcggcggctggggccgcgccgcgcctgcgGACCGTCTACGTGAACCCGCGCTGGCTGGAGCGGCAGGCGGCgctgggcgcggcggcggcggcggccagcccctgcgccgaggcggcggcggcggcgagcggcgcggccggggccccagcggcggcggcggcggcggggcagggcgaggcggcggcggaggcggcggccacCCCTTACGTGGGGCTGCGGCGGCCCCTGGGCTACCAGCTGGCCAAGGCTACCAAGGAGCGGATCTGGCGGGGGGAGTTCATTGACCTCTTCTCCTTGCTCCACACAGAGCTGGCCCCCGAGCACGGCCCGCGCCCGGGGGACACGCTGGACCAGTGGGTCTCTGCCTTTCTGGTGTACGCCAGCGTGCTGTGCGAGAAGCACCCAGCCCGCTGCGGGGCCATGTTCAAGTATCTGGACACCATCCGCAAGCTGCATGCCACGTATGGGGGCACCTCGTGGATGAGCTACGACGAGGACTTCCGGCGGCGGGCGGCCAAGGACCCGACCCTGCCTTGGGGCGACGTGGACCTGGACCTGTGGATGAAGTGGATGGCTCCCCTCAAGTCGCTTGTCAGCAGGCATCAGCATGCTGAGAGCGAGCCGcaggcccccccgccgccgccacctccaCAGCTGCCCCCGAGCcccaagcaggaggagaaaagccaG acccCATGA